In Pseudomonas sp. Q1-7, the genomic window GGAGTGGGCCCACGGCAACCTCCAGAAAGGCGAATATGGGGACCTGCAGGACAAGCGCAGCGACGAACCGGCGGAGCTGCTGCTGCGCCAGTACGGCATCACCATCACCGGCATCTCGCGGGCCTGAGGCGATACGCCTGTTCCACACGGCCTGCGCTGCCCGCGCGCGGCGGCGCGACCAGTCCTGAATCCCTACCTTCCTTGGCCGCCCTGAGATCCGGCAGTGGCCGTCGGCTTGATGGCCGATCAGCAGGGCGCGCAACTGGCGACGGTGGCTACTGACCGTGCTTGACCGCCTGGATGATCACGTTGGCGACCTCGACCGGTTTCGACTGCTGCGGCACGTGGCTGGCGTCGAGCTGCGTCGTACTGGCGCGGATCTTCCTGGCGAAGGCCCGTTGCAGGTCCGGCTGGATCATGCGGTCCTGGTTGCTGACGATGTAAAAGGATGGCTTGGCCTGCCAGGCCGCAGCGCTGGTCTTTTCTTCGAAGGCCGCCGCGCGGATCGGCCCCTGGGTGGCGCTCATCACGGCGGTCTGCTCCTTCGACAGGTCCTGGGCGAAATCGGTGGCCATGCCCTGCGGGGTCATGTACAGGTAGCCGTTTTTGTCCGGCGCGATCTGGCTGACGCCGGGCGGCGACGGATAGCCCTCGTAGAGTTCCTTGGTGTTCTGCCCGGCATTGGGCGCGAAGGCGGCGACGTAGACCAGGCTGCGGACCTTCTTGTCGGTGCCGGCCTGGCTGATGACCGTGCCGCCCCAGGAGTGCCCGACCAGCACCACGTCGCCATCCTGGTTGTTCAGCACGCGCTGGGTGGCGGCGACATCGTCGGCCAGGGAGGTCAGCGGGTTCTGCACCACGGTGACCTTGATGCCTTCGGCCTGGAGCAGGGGAACGACCCGGGCCCAGTCGGAGCCGTCGGCGAAGGCGCCGTGGACGATCACCACCGAGGGCTGGGCGGTGGCCGCCTGGCTGCCGAGGGTGAAGAGCGAGGTGGCCATGGCGAGGGCCAGGGCGAGGGACTTGGGTGTGTTCATGGGGTGGATCTCCGCTGTGTGTGTGGCGCCAGTGTCGGGATTGCGCGGCTGTGCGGGTATCGGTCGTTTATCCGAGGCGACTCGTGGACAATGCGGGCGAGGGGAGGGAGAACAGCATGCTGGATACTGAATGCGTGGGTCTGGAGGACGCCATCCTGGCGCTGTCCATGGTGGGCGATCTGAGCATGGGGCAGCCCATCGACCAGTCCCGCCGTACCGCGCGCCTGGCCGGATTCCTCGCTGGCGCCTGCCAGGGGGAGGCTGGGCGGGAAGAGGTCGCCCGTCAGGTGGCGCTGCTGCGCTGGTCGGGCTGCACGGCCAACGCCGAGGGCTTCATGCACCTGCTGGGGGATGACGTCGGTGGACGCCGCGCCATGCTCAGCCAGACGCTGGACGCGGCGGGGTTGCGCGCCATGCGCAAGTCGCGGCCCCTGGCCGAGGTGCATTGCGAGGTTTCCGGCGATATCGCCCGTACCCTGGGCCTGGCCCCTGCGGTGGAGCTGGGCCTGCGCCATGTCTTCGAACAGTTCGACGGCCAGGGCAATCCCCTTGGCCTGCGCCACCCCGAGATACCGGACGTGGTCTACCAGGTGGTGTTGGCCGGTGATCTGGAAATCCTTTCACGCGTGCATGGACTGGAGGCCGCGCTGGAATGGATCAGCGCCCAGGGCGACCGCCGCTATCCGTCCGCGCTGGTCACCGAACTGGTGCGTCATGGCAAGGACTGGCTGGATGCGCTGCATCAGCCGGAACCGCCTCCGGTTTCGGCGGGGGAACGAGCACAGGTCGAGTTGACCCTGGTGGCGGATGTGATCGACCTCAAACTGCCCTGGCTCGCCGGCTATTCGCGCCAGGCCGCCGAGCTGGCGCGTCGCGCTGGCAAGCTCTGGGGCCTGTCCGGAACCGCGATCGATCTGCTCGGCAAGGCCGCGTTGATCCATGGCATGGGCCGGGCGGCGGTACCCAACCGGATCTGGAACCACCCTGGCCGGTTGCTCGAAGGCGACCTGGAACAGGTGCGTCTGGTGCCCTACTGGACGCTGCGCGCATCAGGTTCCATCAGCGGCCTGTCCGCCTCCGGGCAATTGGCCGCCCATGCCTACGAACGCCTGGATGGTAGCGGCTACTTCCGTTCCCTCAGTGGCGACCATCTGCAGGCCGAGCAGCGGTTGCTGGCGGCGGCCCTTGCCTGGCAGGCGTTGCGTGCCGAGCGCCCCTGGCGGCCAGCCTTCAGCGAGAGCGAAGCAGCACGCCTGCTGGAGGGGGAGGCCAAGGAGGGGCGATTCGACGCCGGGGCCTGCCAGGCGGTGATCGCCGCCGCCCGTGGCGAGTGCGGCGCTACCTTGCCCAAGGTCGCCAGTGCGCTGCTTTCCGAGCGGGAAACCGAGATTCTGCGGCGCATCAGCACCGGCGCGAGCAACAAGGAAGTGGCCCGCGACCTCGGCATCAGCCCGAGCACGGTGCGAACCCATGTGGAGAGCCTGTTCCGCAAGCTGCAGTGTTCCACCCGCGCCGCCGCGACGTTGAAAGGCCTGACGCTGGGACTGATCTGATGGCTCAGGCGCGCCCGTGCGCCGACCGAGCGTTCCCGGGCAGGGAACACCCGGAAAGCCGGGGGCGACTCAGAGCTGGACGTTAGCCAGTTCGCGGGCGATCAGCAGGCGCTGCACTTCGCTGGAGCCTTCGTAGATCTGGGTGATGCGGGCGTCGCGGTAGTACTTCTCCACCGGGTAGTCCTCCAGGTAGCCGTAGCCGCCGTGGACCTGGATGGCGCTGGAGCACACCTGTTCGGCGATCTCCGAGGCGAACAGCTTGGCCTGGGAGGCTTCGGAGAGGCAGGGCAGGCCGGCGCTCTTCAGGCGGGCGGCATGGAGGATCATCAGCCGCGCGGCGTTGAGGCGGACCTGCATGTCGGCGAGCAGGTTGCCGATGCTCTGGTGCTCGACGATCGGTTTGCCGAACTGCACCCGTTCCCGCGCATAGCCCAGCGCCGCCTCGAAGGCCGCACGGGCGATGCCGAGGGCCTGGGCGGCGATGCCGATACGCCCGCCTTCCAGGTTCGACAGGGCGATGGCCAGGCCCTTGCCGCGCTGGCCCAGAAGGTTCTCTTCCGGTATGCGGCAATCGCTCAGGGTCACCGCACAGGTGTCGGAGGCCTTGATGCCCATCTTGTGTTCGCTGCGGTCGACCGCGAAACCGGGGGTATCGGTGGGTACCAGGAAGGCGGACAGGCCTTTCTTGCCCAGTTCCGGATCGGTCACCGCGAAGACGACGGCGAGCTTGGCGCGCCGTCCGTTGCTGACGAACTGCTTGGCGCCGTTGAGTACCCACTGGCCGTCCTTGAGTTCGGCGCGGGTGCGCAGGTTGTGGGCTTCGGAGCCGGCCTGGGGTTCGGTGAGGCAGAAGCAGCCGATGGCCGCACCGCTGGCCAGGTCCGCCAGCCAGCGGTCCTTCTGGGCCTCGCTGCCGTACTTGAGGACGGGCCCGCAGCCCACGGAGTTGTGGATGCTCATCAGGGCGCCGAGGGCGCCATCGCCGGCGGAGATTTCTTCCACCGCCAGGGCATAGGCCACGTAGTCGATGTAGGTGCCGCCCCATTCCTCGGGCACCACCATGCCGAGCAGGCCCAGTTCGCCCATCTGGCGCACCAGGTCGTCATCGATCCAGCCGGCCTTTTCCCAGGCCTGGGCCCTGGGCGCCACTTCGGCGCGGGCGAATTCCCGCGCCATGTCGCGGATCATGCGTTGTTCTTCGGTGAGTTCGATATCGTGCATCGTACGTGTCTCCCGCAGCGTGCTGCCGTCAGGCACTGCGAAGGGGGTTGCCGAACGCGGCCTTGCATCCGCTGAAGAAGGA contains:
- a CDS encoding alpha/beta hydrolase, coding for MNTPKSLALALAMATSLFTLGSQAATAQPSVVIVHGAFADGSDWARVVPLLQAEGIKVTVVQNPLTSLADDVAATQRVLNNQDGDVVLVGHSWGGTVISQAGTDKKVRSLVYVAAFAPNAGQNTKELYEGYPSPPGVSQIAPDKNGYLYMTPQGMATDFAQDLSKEQTAVMSATQGPIRAAAFEEKTSAAAWQAKPSFYIVSNQDRMIQPDLQRAFARKIRASTTQLDASHVPQQSKPVEVANVIIQAVKHGQ
- a CDS encoding HD domain-containing phosphohydrolase; amino-acid sequence: MLDTECVGLEDAILALSMVGDLSMGQPIDQSRRTARLAGFLAGACQGEAGREEVARQVALLRWSGCTANAEGFMHLLGDDVGGRRAMLSQTLDAAGLRAMRKSRPLAEVHCEVSGDIARTLGLAPAVELGLRHVFEQFDGQGNPLGLRHPEIPDVVYQVVLAGDLEILSRVHGLEAALEWISAQGDRRYPSALVTELVRHGKDWLDALHQPEPPPVSAGERAQVELTLVADVIDLKLPWLAGYSRQAAELARRAGKLWGLSGTAIDLLGKAALIHGMGRAAVPNRIWNHPGRLLEGDLEQVRLVPYWTLRASGSISGLSASGQLAAHAYERLDGSGYFRSLSGDHLQAEQRLLAAALAWQALRAERPWRPAFSESEAARLLEGEAKEGRFDAGACQAVIAAARGECGATLPKVASALLSERETEILRRISTGASNKEVARDLGISPSTVRTHVESLFRKLQCSTRAAATLKGLTLGLI
- a CDS encoding acyl-CoA dehydrogenase family protein, translated to MHDIELTEEQRMIRDMAREFARAEVAPRAQAWEKAGWIDDDLVRQMGELGLLGMVVPEEWGGTYIDYVAYALAVEEISAGDGALGALMSIHNSVGCGPVLKYGSEAQKDRWLADLASGAAIGCFCLTEPQAGSEAHNLRTRAELKDGQWVLNGAKQFVSNGRRAKLAVVFAVTDPELGKKGLSAFLVPTDTPGFAVDRSEHKMGIKASDTCAVTLSDCRIPEENLLGQRGKGLAIALSNLEGGRIGIAAQALGIARAAFEAALGYARERVQFGKPIVEHQSIGNLLADMQVRLNAARLMILHAARLKSAGLPCLSEASQAKLFASEIAEQVCSSAIQVHGGYGYLEDYPVEKYYRDARITQIYEGSSEVQRLLIARELANVQL